From Pseudanabaena sp. PCC 6802, one genomic window encodes:
- a CDS encoding NAD(P)-binding domain-containing protein has translation MKEIIAAIEQKKRDFAQLPLFEFMRDKSIDPLQRLAFAPCVTPFIMGFGDLNKHVFRDEPTTDKIQAIINEHTYEDDRHWLWFLEDIEKLGLNHSLKFNDAVKFLWGKDASFSHFVIHELYRLTFQASPIQKLVVTEVNEATGNVLFTESSKVIHEIVSKVPNTQDKYRYFGSGHLTVEPGHTYCSPEAQQVVENTHLTEAERSECMKIVDKVFALFTGLTNEMLSYAKSQNISHAFSTTCLFSSAVECELDYLIIGAGPAGIQLGYFLEQAKRNYLILEAGASPATSFKQFPRHRQLISINKRYTGYDDPEIKLRWDWNSLLSNDNELLFTDYSKDYFPDADALVQYLGDFVNRFKLNIEYDRRVTSVTKDGTFKVTDSQGKVYACKRLIIATGLAKPYLPPIPGIELAENYTDVSVDPEDFKNQRVLIIGKGNSGFETADRLAATTAAIHVVSPTSITMAWKSRYVGHLRAVNNSILDTYQLKSQNVILDAFVGKIAMRDDGKYVVSFSYTHADSEQEDLIYDRVIVCTGFRFDTSIFDETCLPELTINNRFPRQTSSWESTNVKDLYFAGVLMHMRDFKKKASGFIHGFRYNIRALYRVFEQKYHQQAWPCRKLEPTATSLTEAVLQRVNRSSALWQQTGFLCDLIVVPGSGEAAQYYEEVPTDFIHDSEWGQSEHYYTVTLEFGYDILETIPDPFAIPRVHKDDIDNSALSTGIHPIIRHYHGSTLVAEHHVIEDIASEWCEDIHEQPLQQFFQEKLAMKGKKRIGTYLMEAGLVTAEQLEEALAEQTRISMPLGKLLASRGWVSQQTIEFMMEKVIEPERKFALTN, from the coding sequence ATGAAAGAAATCATTGCAGCGATCGAACAGAAAAAGCGGGATTTTGCTCAATTGCCTCTGTTTGAGTTTATGCGCGATAAAAGCATAGATCCCTTGCAGAGACTTGCTTTTGCCCCTTGTGTCACCCCGTTTATCATGGGCTTCGGCGATCTTAACAAGCATGTTTTTAGGGATGAGCCAACAACTGACAAAATACAGGCAATCATCAATGAGCATACCTATGAAGACGATCGTCATTGGCTATGGTTTCTGGAAGATATTGAGAAATTGGGGCTTAATCATTCATTAAAATTCAATGATGCAGTAAAATTCCTATGGGGCAAGGATGCTAGTTTCTCTCATTTTGTTATTCATGAGCTATATCGACTAACTTTTCAAGCTTCTCCTATCCAAAAATTGGTTGTTACTGAGGTAAATGAAGCAACCGGGAATGTTCTCTTCACTGAGTCCTCTAAAGTTATACACGAGATCGTATCTAAGGTACCTAATACCCAAGATAAATATCGCTACTTTGGTAGCGGTCACTTAACTGTAGAACCAGGACATACTTATTGCTCGCCTGAAGCACAGCAAGTAGTCGAGAATACCCATCTCACAGAGGCAGAACGCAGTGAATGCATGAAGATTGTTGATAAAGTATTCGCTTTGTTTACTGGGCTTACAAATGAGATGTTGTCATACGCCAAGTCTCAAAATATTTCTCATGCGTTTTCTACTACATGTCTGTTCAGTTCGGCAGTAGAGTGCGAGCTAGACTACTTAATTATTGGGGCAGGCCCCGCAGGCATTCAACTTGGCTATTTTCTTGAACAAGCTAAGCGAAACTATCTTATTCTGGAGGCTGGAGCATCACCTGCCACGTCTTTCAAGCAGTTTCCCCGCCATCGCCAACTCATTTCCATTAATAAGCGTTATACGGGGTATGACGATCCGGAAATTAAGCTCAGATGGGATTGGAATTCTTTGCTCAGCAACGACAACGAACTGCTATTTACGGATTACAGCAAAGACTATTTCCCGGATGCCGATGCGCTCGTCCAATATCTTGGCGACTTCGTAAATCGCTTTAAGCTGAACATCGAGTACGATCGCCGCGTAACTAGCGTTACTAAGGATGGCACATTTAAGGTAACCGATAGCCAAGGTAAGGTATATGCCTGCAAGCGTCTAATTATTGCCACAGGTCTGGCAAAACCCTACCTACCTCCTATCCCCGGTATCGAGCTAGCTGAGAATTACACCGATGTCTCCGTCGATCCAGAGGACTTTAAGAACCAGAGGGTTTTGATTATTGGTAAGGGTAACTCTGGATTTGAGACTGCGGATCGGCTAGCCGCAACAACGGCTGCCATCCATGTTGTAAGTCCCACTTCAATTACAATGGCATGGAAGAGCAGGTATGTCGGTCATTTGCGGGCAGTCAACAACTCAATTCTCGACACCTATCAATTGAAGTCGCAGAATGTGATTCTCGATGCTTTTGTGGGAAAAATTGCAATGCGAGATGACGGTAAGTATGTGGTTTCTTTCTCCTATACACACGCCGACAGCGAACAAGAAGACCTCATTTACGATCGCGTCATTGTATGCACTGGCTTCCGCTTCGACACATCGATCTTTGACGAAACCTGTTTGCCCGAATTGACGATTAACAATCGCTTCCCCAGACAGACTAGCTCGTGGGAATCCACCAATGTCAAGGATCTATACTTTGCTGGCGTGCTGATGCACATGCGGGACTTCAAGAAAAAGGCATCTGGCTTCATTCACGGATTCCGCTATAACATTCGCGCTCTGTATCGCGTATTCGAGCAAAAATATCATCAGCAAGCGTGGCCGTGCCGCAAATTAGAGCCTACAGCCACAAGCCTGACCGAAGCAGTTTTGCAGCGCGTCAACCGCAGTTCAGCCTTATGGCAGCAGACGGGTTTTCTGTGCGATCTGATCGTCGTACCTGGCTCTGGCGAAGCGGCGCAGTATTATGAAGAAGTCCCAACTGATTTCATCCACGACAGTGAGTGGGGTCAAAGCGAACACTATTACACGGTGACGTTAGAGTTTGGCTACGATATCCTTGAGACCATTCCCGATCCTTTTGCTATACCCAGAGTTCACAAAGATGACATCGACAATTCTGCCCTGAGTACGGGCATCCATCCCATTATTCGCCATTATCATGGTTCGACACTGGTAGCCGAACATCATGTCATCGAAGACATCGCCAGTGAATGGTGCGAGGATATACACGAGCAACCCTTACAGCAGTTCTTCCAAGAAAAGCTTGCTATGAAAGGCAAGAAGCGGATTGGCACCTACTTGATGGAAGCTGGTTTGGTTACTGCCGAACAACTCGAAGAGGCATTAGCAGAACAAACCAGGATATCCATGCCTTTGGGTAAGTTGCTTGCCAGTCGGGGATGGGTCAGCCAGCAAACCATCGAATTTATGATGGAGAAAGTGATCGAACCAGAGAGAAAGTTTGCTTTGACAAACTAA
- a CDS encoding amino acid ABC transporter permease, whose amino-acid sequence MSTATNNLKAWWSWRMAAQLVFLVLLAILAAIVWRNLGSNLQQRGITLDFGFLNSQASFNIREAPIDFKPTDTYWRALIVGLLNSFKVMAIAIVSATFVGIGIGVARLSNNWLLRQVGLVYVEVLRNTPLLLQLFFWYAAVFLSLPKPPDSIDVWGIASFNNEGVSVPILQMSVSSEFCALVIGLTLYSAAFIAEIVRGGILAIAKGQWEAAKALGLKPGTTLRLIIFPQAMRVIIPPLTSQYLNIAKNSSLAIAVGYEDIYAISSTTFNQTGRPVQIVLLLMATYLTISLIISLVMNLINRRVQIRER is encoded by the coding sequence ATGAGCACCGCAACTAATAATCTAAAAGCATGGTGGAGTTGGCGCATGGCTGCCCAACTCGTTTTTTTAGTTCTGCTGGCGATCCTGGCGGCGATCGTTTGGCGAAATTTGGGTAGTAATTTACAGCAGCGAGGAATTACGCTGGACTTTGGATTTCTCAACTCCCAGGCTTCGTTTAATATCCGAGAAGCTCCCATTGACTTCAAACCTACTGACACTTACTGGCGAGCTTTGATCGTGGGGTTGCTCAATTCGTTCAAGGTGATGGCGATCGCGATCGTATCTGCCACTTTTGTAGGGATTGGTATCGGCGTAGCGCGCTTGTCTAATAACTGGTTGCTGCGGCAAGTTGGACTTGTCTATGTGGAAGTCTTACGGAATACGCCATTACTCCTGCAATTGTTCTTTTGGTATGCGGCGGTATTTCTATCTCTGCCTAAGCCACCGGACAGCATAGATGTATGGGGGATAGCAAGTTTTAATAACGAAGGTGTGAGCGTTCCCATCTTGCAAATGAGCGTGTCATCCGAGTTTTGCGCCCTGGTCATCGGGCTGACTCTATATTCAGCCGCATTTATTGCAGAGATCGTGCGCGGTGGCATCTTGGCAATTGCGAAAGGGCAATGGGAAGCCGCTAAAGCCCTTGGGCTAAAACCTGGTACCACTCTGCGACTGATTATTTTCCCCCAAGCTATGCGCGTGATTATTCCGCCTTTGACCAGTCAGTATTTGAATATTGCCAAAAACTCTAGCCTGGCGATCGCAGTCGGATATGAAGACATCTACGCAATCTCGTCTACAACCTTCAATCAAACGGGCAGACCCGTACAAATAGTTTTGCTCTTAATGGCTACCTACTTAACTATTAGCCTGATTATTTCCTTAGTCATGAACCTGATTAATCGCCGAGTCCAGATTAGAGAACGGTAG
- a CDS encoding response regulator: MNVARAILCVDDERIVLISLRDQIFKHFGDRYQCEVAESAGEAWEVIEELRADGIKLLVIVSDWLMPGIKGDEFLIQVRERLPDVMTVLLTGHADEAAIERAYQFANLHAYIAKPWTEETLIGIIQSGLEKFHV, translated from the coding sequence ATGAATGTAGCAAGAGCAATTTTGTGCGTAGATGATGAGCGCATCGTGCTGATTAGTCTGCGAGATCAAATTTTTAAGCATTTTGGCGATCGCTACCAATGTGAAGTAGCTGAAAGTGCTGGCGAAGCTTGGGAAGTCATAGAGGAGTTACGTGCGGATGGCATTAAGCTGCTAGTTATTGTCTCCGACTGGTTGATGCCTGGGATAAAAGGCGATGAGTTCTTAATTCAAGTACGGGAGCGGTTACCTGACGTTATGACGGTATTACTCACAGGCCATGCTGATGAAGCGGCAATTGAGCGAGCTTACCAATTTGCCAATCTCCACGCCTACATAGCTAAACCCTGGACAGAAGAAACCCTTATAGGCATTATCCAATCTGGTCTGGAGAAATTTCATGTCTAA
- a CDS encoding amino acid ABC transporter substrate-binding protein — MTQQVKAKSNSAVSIARRLFLLAGAAATLTACATGEQSSQPGATTPTTAQKSRFDVVQARGKLICGVSGEVPGFSFVDKSGKYSGIDVDICRAIASALFDNPDAVEYRNLTAKERFTALQTGEIDILSRNTTWTASRDTSNGFEFAPVVFYDGQGMMVRKDSGFKTLADMKGASICAQIGTTTELNLADQMRKLNVEYKPVTFEDINATFAAYQAGRCTGVTADRSALIARRSLLPKPEDHVILDNLLSQEPLAPAVLNGDSKWSDTVKWIVFSTINAEQLGITSKNLDEQAKSTNAEVKRFLGVEGDLGKGMGLSNDFAARVVKHVGNYSEIYDRNLGPTTKFNLPRGLNKLAKDGGIMYSPPFR, encoded by the coding sequence ATGACTCAACAGGTTAAGGCAAAATCTAATTCCGCTGTATCAATTGCTAGAAGGCTGTTTTTGCTAGCTGGCGCGGCAGCAACCCTCACAGCTTGTGCCACCGGGGAGCAATCTTCCCAGCCTGGCGCTACCACTCCTACGACCGCACAAAAGAGTCGCTTTGATGTCGTGCAGGCTAGGGGCAAGCTGATATGTGGCGTGAGCGGTGAAGTACCCGGCTTTAGCTTTGTGGATAAGAGCGGTAAGTATTCTGGCATTGATGTGGATATTTGTCGGGCGATCGCTTCGGCGCTATTTGATAACCCCGATGCCGTGGAATATCGCAATCTGACCGCAAAAGAGCGCTTTACTGCTTTGCAAACCGGCGAGATCGATATCCTCAGTCGCAACACCACCTGGACGGCCAGTCGCGATACATCAAATGGTTTTGAGTTTGCCCCCGTTGTTTTCTATGACGGGCAGGGTATGATGGTGCGCAAAGATAGCGGTTTTAAGACCCTCGCTGATATGAAGGGTGCGTCTATCTGCGCCCAGATCGGTACGACTACAGAGCTTAACCTCGCCGATCAGATGCGGAAGCTGAACGTCGAGTACAAACCCGTAACTTTTGAAGATATCAACGCTACTTTCGCTGCCTATCAAGCTGGCCGCTGTACTGGGGTCACCGCCGATCGCTCTGCCCTGATTGCGCGGCGATCGCTCTTACCCAAGCCCGAAGATCACGTCATCTTAGATAATTTGCTTTCTCAAGAACCCCTGGCTCCTGCGGTTTTGAATGGCGACTCTAAATGGTCGGATACCGTGAAATGGATTGTTTTCTCTACAATCAATGCCGAGCAATTGGGGATTACCTCAAAGAACCTGGACGAGCAAGCAAAAAGTACTAATGCTGAAGTCAAGCGTTTCCTGGGTGTCGAAGGCGATCTGGGCAAGGGTATGGGGCTGAGTAATGATTTTGCGGCGCGTGTAGTCAAGCATGTTGGCAACTATAGCGAAATTTACGATCGCAATTTAGGCCCAACTACCAAATTCAATTTGCCACGCGGTTTGAACAAACTCGCTAAAGATGGCGGTATTATGTATTCACCCCCATTCCGCTAA
- a CDS encoding ATP-binding protein: MKFETKPVFKSKLRSLLIFPFVLQIFAIVGLVMYLSYRSGQQAVRDLTDRLEEAVASRIEKEVVSFMEKPKLVNQVLLSSVYNGNLNVEDPSALEKFFFNQIKSHGIVPYLFYINKDGDFIAVQKLDNGQFITKVKDRSTGKNRNIYQLDEQGRRVKLVASLEFDPQEYLSLAQPDRLPKQRFEPLAWSEVSLSSNALALEIKTSVPVYSKAGAVQGVMGVELFLSQISNFLHQIKVSQSGQAFIIERSGEIIASSTSELPYRQKENIQIRLLATESRDSVTQATAKHLLQRFGDLKQITSEQSFTFTIDGNPYLVRLELLKDAYGLDWLTVVVIPEADFMGYINDNIRNTFLLCLLALFGAIALGSYTSLWLTRPIQKLKDASHAIAAGNFDQNVKLNRQDELGELSESFNTMANQLQTSFSALQSLNTVLSEKEKQLEFYNETLEQQVQERTQKLYETMDELKSMQEEIVQAEKMSALGHLVAGIAHEINTPLGAIKASISNITSALAQSLQELPPLIQTLSHERLVEFFTLLDLARHPQTMLSSREERQLRRSLKQNLQEQGLANADALADPLSKMGIQAPIDPILPLLQDANAPAILDTAYHLSSVQSNSQNIQLAVERAARIVYALKNYVRQDMSGTPVSASVPESIDLVLPLYQNQIKRGVEVTRTYQDVPPIMCYPEELSQVWSNLISNAIQAMDYKGELAIAVSQADEQIVVQFRDSGSGIPKSIQAQIFQPFFTTKPIGEGSGLGLSIVRKIIDRHHGSIVVTSKPGNTTFMVSLPLNFQLLTPLDVK; encoded by the coding sequence ATGAAGTTTGAAACTAAACCTGTATTCAAGTCAAAGTTGCGATCGCTGTTAATTTTTCCATTTGTCCTGCAAATCTTTGCGATCGTTGGGTTAGTGATGTATCTTTCTTACAGGAGCGGGCAACAAGCTGTAAGAGATTTGACCGATCGCTTAGAAGAAGCGGTGGCGAGTCGAATCGAAAAAGAAGTAGTTAGTTTTATGGAGAAGCCTAAGTTAGTTAACCAGGTGCTGCTCTCCAGCGTCTACAATGGGAATTTGAACGTAGAAGACCCCTCAGCTTTAGAAAAGTTCTTCTTCAACCAGATTAAAAGTCACGGCATCGTGCCATATCTTTTTTATATAAACAAAGACGGTGACTTTATTGCCGTTCAGAAGCTAGATAACGGTCAATTCATCACTAAAGTAAAGGATCGATCGACTGGGAAAAATAGGAATATATATCAGCTTGACGAGCAAGGTCGTCGAGTTAAGCTAGTAGCGAGCCTTGAGTTCGATCCACAGGAATATTTATCACTAGCACAGCCTGACAGATTGCCAAAGCAAAGATTTGAACCATTAGCCTGGAGTGAAGTTTCCCTATCTTCTAACGCTTTAGCCCTAGAAATTAAAACTTCAGTTCCTGTATACAGCAAAGCAGGAGCAGTACAGGGTGTGATGGGGGTTGAGCTTTTCCTTTCGCAAATTAGTAATTTTCTTCATCAAATCAAAGTTAGCCAGTCAGGCCAGGCTTTCATTATCGAACGTTCTGGTGAAATAATTGCGAGTTCGACCTCGGAGTTACCTTACAGGCAAAAAGAAAATATCCAAATTCGACTTCTAGCTACAGAAAGCCGCGATTCTGTAACGCAGGCAACAGCAAAGCATTTACTCCAAAGGTTCGGCGATCTCAAACAAATTACTTCCGAGCAAAGCTTTACTTTTACTATTGATGGTAACCCATATCTTGTGCGCTTGGAACTGCTGAAAGACGCGTACGGACTAGATTGGTTGACAGTCGTGGTCATCCCAGAGGCTGATTTCATGGGATATATCAATGACAACATCCGCAATACTTTTCTTTTATGTCTTCTGGCTTTATTTGGGGCGATCGCCTTAGGTAGCTATACTTCCCTCTGGCTTACCCGGCCAATTCAGAAATTAAAAGATGCCAGCCATGCGATCGCCGCTGGAAATTTCGACCAGAATGTGAAATTAAATCGGCAGGATGAGTTAGGTGAATTATCTGAGTCGTTCAACACCATGGCTAACCAACTGCAAACATCCTTTAGTGCATTGCAATCTCTCAATACAGTACTCAGTGAGAAAGAAAAACAACTGGAATTTTATAACGAAACCCTGGAGCAACAAGTCCAAGAGCGTACTCAAAAGCTCTACGAGACTATGGACGAGCTTAAGTCAATGCAAGAAGAAATCGTCCAAGCGGAGAAAATGTCGGCATTGGGACACCTGGTGGCAGGAATCGCTCATGAAATCAATACTCCACTGGGAGCAATTAAAGCTTCGATTAGCAATATTACCAGTGCTCTAGCACAATCCCTGCAAGAATTACCACCATTAATTCAAACGCTCTCTCACGAACGACTGGTAGAGTTTTTTACTCTCTTAGATTTAGCCCGACACCCGCAAACAATGCTTTCGTCGCGTGAGGAGCGCCAACTAAGGCGATCGCTAAAACAAAACCTCCAGGAGCAAGGCTTAGCCAATGCGGATGCCCTGGCAGATCCCTTAAGTAAAATGGGTATCCAGGCTCCAATAGATCCGATTTTGCCCCTGCTACAGGATGCCAATGCTCCTGCAATTTTAGATACGGCTTATCATCTCTCGTCAGTTCAAAGTAACAGTCAGAATATTCAGCTAGCTGTAGAAAGGGCTGCGAGAATTGTGTACGCGCTCAAAAACTACGTGCGCCAGGATATGTCCGGTACTCCGGTCAGTGCCTCTGTCCCTGAGAGCATCGATCTGGTATTGCCCCTATATCAAAATCAAATTAAACGCGGTGTTGAAGTCACCAGAACCTATCAGGACGTACCGCCAATTATGTGCTATCCCGAAGAACTCTCCCAGGTGTGGTCAAATCTAATTAGTAACGCCATCCAGGCAATGGACTATAAAGGTGAATTGGCGATCGCTGTTTCCCAAGCGGACGAGCAGATCGTCGTGCAATTCAGAGACAGCGGGTCTGGCATTCCAAAGTCGATTCAAGCTCAAATTTTTCAACCTTTCTTTACAACCAAGCCCATTGGCGAGGGTAGTGGTCTGGGCTTAAGCATTGTCCGCAAAATTATAGACAGACATCATGGTAGTATCGTGGTTACAAGTAAACCCGGCAATACAACCTTTATGGTGTCGTTACCGCTAAATTTTCAGCTTTTAACGCCCCTAGATGTTAAATAA
- a CDS encoding putative bifunctional diguanylate cyclase/phosphodiesterase has protein sequence MSKVTIICVDDERTVLTSLRDQLRRVLGHDYDIETAESGEEALNLFDELAQNLVEVALVICDQTMPDMSGVEFLCHLHLLYPKTLKILLTGSIGLNDIVQLINHANLYRYIAKPWDESDLTLTVKEALRRFAQEQQLAEQNRVLQQMNLELQREISDRRRVEAQLAHDALHDALTRLPNRTLFLERLGQVLQTARTNPDYQFAVLFIDLDRFKIINDSLGHMVGDRFLIEITQRLHQCLRTHDMVSRLGGDEFTVLLEHIHAPTEATQVAERILAALCHRLNLEGHTLFPSASIGIVIGSQAYQNATDLLRNADLAMYEAKKTGRSCYALFTNDLHTRTFKVLQLEGDLRQALTQQEFQLHYQPIVSLKTNKLIGFEALVRWQHPARGFIPPNEFIALAEETGFIIPLGEWVLHEACRQMHAWHHAFPTRADLLVSVNLSGKQLRDPRLIECIDRVLAATGLDGRFLKLELTESMLVDDVEMVLQTLENICDRNIQLSIDDFGTGYSSLSYLPRFPIDTLKIDRSFVSRMADDSENLEIVRAIASLAQSIEMDVIAEGIETVEQLEQLRMLGCGFGQGYLFSRPLDSQAAEQQILGTARFAIAS, from the coding sequence ATGTCTAAGGTAACGATTATCTGCGTTGATGACGAACGCACTGTACTAACGAGCCTGCGCGACCAATTGAGACGAGTTCTGGGTCATGACTACGACATCGAAACTGCGGAGAGCGGTGAAGAAGCCCTAAATTTATTTGACGAGCTAGCGCAAAACCTGGTTGAAGTGGCACTGGTGATTTGCGACCAGACCATGCCTGATATGAGCGGTGTAGAATTTCTCTGTCACCTGCATCTTCTCTACCCCAAAACCCTCAAAATTCTCTTAACTGGTTCGATCGGTCTCAATGATATCGTGCAATTGATAAACCACGCCAACCTCTACCGCTATATAGCCAAACCCTGGGATGAATCCGATCTGACCCTAACAGTCAAGGAGGCACTGCGGCGGTTCGCGCAGGAGCAACAGCTTGCCGAACAAAACCGCGTCCTCCAACAAATGAACTTAGAACTTCAGCGCGAGATAAGCGATCGCCGCCGAGTAGAAGCGCAACTGGCTCACGATGCTCTCCATGACGCTTTAACGAGGTTACCAAATCGCACCTTATTCCTAGAACGCCTGGGACAGGTACTGCAAACCGCTCGCACCAATCCAGACTACCAATTTGCGGTGCTATTTATCGATCTCGATCGCTTCAAAATTATTAATGACAGTTTGGGGCACATGGTAGGCGATCGGTTTCTGATCGAGATTACCCAACGCCTGCATCAGTGTCTGCGCACCCATGATATGGTATCTCGACTCGGAGGGGATGAATTTACAGTCCTGCTCGAACATATCCACGCACCGACCGAAGCCACTCAAGTGGCAGAACGCATTTTGGCAGCTTTATGCCATCGTTTGAACCTGGAGGGGCATACCTTATTCCCCAGCGCCAGTATAGGTATCGTGATCGGTTCCCAGGCATATCAAAATGCGACCGATTTATTGCGGAATGCCGATCTTGCCATGTACGAGGCGAAAAAGACAGGTAGATCCTGTTATGCTCTGTTTACCAACGATCTGCATACCCGTACTTTCAAAGTATTGCAACTAGAAGGCGACCTGCGGCAGGCACTGACTCAGCAAGAATTTCAACTCCACTATCAACCGATCGTATCCCTAAAAACAAACAAGCTCATTGGTTTTGAAGCGCTGGTGCGCTGGCAGCATCCAGCGCGAGGGTTTATTCCGCCCAACGAGTTTATCGCACTGGCAGAAGAGACCGGCTTCATCATTCCATTAGGGGAATGGGTACTGCATGAAGCCTGTCGTCAAATGCATGCATGGCACCATGCATTTCCAACTCGGGCAGATTTGCTCGTTAGCGTTAACCTTTCTGGCAAGCAATTGCGCGATCCGAGGTTGATTGAATGTATCGATCGCGTGCTGGCAGCAACAGGACTGGATGGCAGGTTCTTAAAACTAGAACTCACCGAGAGCATGCTGGTTGACGATGTAGAAATGGTGCTCCAGACGTTAGAAAACATCTGTGACAGAAATATTCAACTCAGCATTGATGACTTTGGCACGGGATATTCCTCATTAAGCTATTTACCCAGATTCCCAATTGACACACTCAAAATAGATCGCTCCTTTGTCAGTCGGATGGCGGACGATTCTGAAAATCTAGAGATCGTGCGAGCGATCGCCTCGCTGGCTCAAAGCATCGAAATGGATGTCATTGCGGAAGGGATTGAGACCGTCGAGCAGTTAGAGCAATTGAGAATGCTGGGCTGTGGATTTGGACAGGGATATCTTTTCTCTCGTCCTTTAGATAGTCAGGCCGCCGAGCAACAAATCTTGGGAACCGCTCGGTTTGCGATCGCTAGTTAG
- a CDS encoding GerMN domain-containing protein — MRIPVLQKKVWFGLVVAAAIAGGSTAALLYNNKIANEPSATIQPTPTISPIPEQRVTIYWIESKEKRFVAVPMPVKTANTETALKTALATMMAEPTKQPGFYSAIPTGTKVLDFTIKDKNIQLNLSKEFTSGGGSASVIGRVVQVLYTSTSLDPDAKLFLSVEGKPLTYLGGEGLEIQQPITRKDFALEF; from the coding sequence ATGAGAATACCTGTATTACAAAAAAAAGTTTGGTTTGGTTTAGTAGTCGCCGCCGCGATCGCTGGTGGCAGTACTGCTGCATTGCTCTACAACAATAAGATCGCAAACGAACCATCTGCCACAATTCAACCAACTCCTACAATCTCCCCAATTCCCGAACAACGGGTAACTATCTACTGGATTGAGTCCAAAGAAAAGCGTTTTGTTGCCGTGCCAATGCCTGTAAAGACAGCTAATACGGAAACAGCCCTAAAGACGGCACTTGCGACCATGATGGCGGAACCAACTAAACAACCAGGATTCTATAGCGCCATTCCCACTGGTACCAAAGTACTCGACTTTACGATTAAAGATAAAAATATCCAATTGAACCTGTCTAAAGAGTTCACCTCTGGCGGCGGCAGTGCCAGCGTCATTGGTCGTGTAGTTCAGGTTCTCTATACTTCTACTAGCCTCGATCCCGATGCCAAGCTGTTCCTTTCCGTCGAGGGTAAACCGCTTACTTATCTTGGTGGCGAAGGCTTAGAGATCCAGCAACCAATTACGCGCAAGGACTTTGCCCTGGAGTTTTAG
- the cysE gene encoding serine O-acetyltransferase has product MLDTLRTDFQVIFERDPAARNWLEVIFCYPGLQALWLYRFAHRLHRLHLPLIPRLISQIARFLTGIEIHPGAVIGKGAFIDHGMGVVIGETAIIGEYVLLYQGTTLGGTGKETGKRHPTLGDNVVVGAGAKVLGNIQIGSNVRIGAGSVVLKDVPPDSTVVGVPGRIVHRQNVASSPLDHCGVPDPEGDAIKLLLKRVEQLETQIQQHSSQLANTCIIDSSWLRDVRPKHLSSADGNKSLHSDEFVEGAGI; this is encoded by the coding sequence GTGCTAGATACTCTTCGCACTGATTTTCAGGTTATTTTCGAGCGAGACCCCGCTGCTCGCAACTGGCTAGAGGTTATTTTCTGCTATCCAGGGCTACAGGCATTGTGGCTGTATCGCTTTGCTCACCGATTGCATCGTTTGCACTTGCCCTTGATCCCCCGCTTAATTTCGCAAATTGCCAGGTTTCTAACTGGTATAGAAATCCACCCCGGCGCGGTAATTGGCAAAGGGGCATTTATCGATCACGGTATGGGTGTCGTGATCGGCGAAACAGCCATTATTGGGGAATATGTTTTGCTGTATCAGGGTACTACCCTCGGTGGTACGGGTAAAGAAACTGGCAAGCGACATCCTACGCTTGGAGATAACGTTGTTGTCGGTGCGGGGGCAAAGGTGTTGGGCAACATTCAAATTGGCAGTAACGTTCGCATTGGGGCAGGCTCTGTAGTGCTCAAGGACGTGCCGCCGGATTCCACTGTAGTTGGCGTACCGGGTCGCATAGTGCATCGTCAGAACGTTGCCAGCTCGCCGCTCGACCACTGTGGAGTCCCCGACCCCGAAGGCGATGCGATCAAATTGCTTCTAAAGCGCGTCGAGCAGTTGGAAACGCAAATCCAGCAGCATAGCTCTCAGCTTGCTAATACATGTATTATTGACTCTAGCTGGCTGAGGGATGTTCGTCCCAAACATCTCAGCAGTGCTGATGGTAATAAAAGCCTGCACAGCGACGAGTTTGTTGAAGGTGCAGGAATCTAA